From Maniola hyperantus chromosome 28, iAphHyp1.2, whole genome shotgun sequence, one genomic window encodes:
- the LOC117995162 gene encoding zinc finger protein 239-like isoform X3, producing the protein MNNFCSFVSIHYIICECGDTFPTEKLLRDHLDHEHVNLNEETSEYQCSTCGKIFSTERGCIVHQEVHARGVTTRRPRLAEPRNSSQAKKRYYTCKNIVCEVCGKRYASNAALRYHQRVHTGERPYQCIMCPKNFTMPLFLQIHVRTHTGERPYECPLCPKAFSNKAALLRHDRVHTGVKPYECPQCGKFFTQSNSMKLHVNTVHLKMPTPYKSKNRKAKLAMKQANVIASAIANQVLTKSKPMTKSKPMLVAIKEDVEATTEDVESMDGTEVHLMEVKTEGQEEGDQEEEVEQEEEGEQEEEVEQIYQEELIDQSQVKVEIEEMPVYEEDLEQTDIVYEEVYEMQEM; encoded by the exons atgaataatttctGTTCCTTTGTGAGCATCCACTATATTATCTGTGAGTGCGGAGATACTTTCCCAACCGAAAAGTTATTGCGGGACCATCTAGATCATGAACACGTAAATCTTAATGAAGAAACTAGTGAATACCAGTGCAGCACT TGCGGTAAGATCTTCTCTACAGAGAGAGGATGCATCGTCCATCAAGAAGTTCACGCCAGAGGTGTCACAACCAGGCGCCCGCGCCTGGCGGAGCCACGAAACTCATCACAAGCTAAGAAGAGATATTACACGTGCAAGAATattgtgtgtgaagtctgcggcAAGAGATATGCT TCTAATGCAGCATTGCGGTACCACCAGAGGGTCCACACTGGCGAGAGGCCGTACCAGTGCATCATGTGCCCCAAGAACTTCACCATGCCCCTCTTCCTTCAG atcCACGTCCGTACTCACACTGGAGAGCGCCCGTACGAGTGTCCGTTGTGCCCTAAGGCCTTCAGCAACAAGGCTGCGCTGCTGAGACATGACCGA GTACATACGGGCGTGAAACCGTACGAATGTCCCCAATGTGGCAAATTCTTCACACAATCCAACTCCATGAAGCTACATGTGAATACTGTTCACTTGAAGATGCCCACTCCATACAAAAGCAAGAACAGGAAAGCTAAGCTTGCGATGAAACAGGCCAACGTTATAGCCAGTGCTATAG cAAATCAAGTTCTGACTAAGTCTAAGCCAATGACTAAGTCTAAGCCAATGTTGGTGGCTATCAAAGAGGACGTTGAGGCGACGACAGAGGATGTGGAGTCTATGGATGGCACGGAGGTACATTTGATGGAGGTCAAAACTGAGGGCCAGGAGGAGGGGGACCAGGAAGAGGAGGTGGAGCAGGAAGAGGAGGGGGAGCAGGAAGAGGAGGTGGAGCAG aTATACCAAGAAGAGCTGATTGACCAAAGTCAAGTGAAAGTGGAGATTGAAGAGATGCCAGTATATGAGGAAGACCTGGAGCAGACCGACATTGTCTACGAAGAGGTCTACGAGATGCAGGAAATGTag
- the LOC117995162 gene encoding zinc finger protein 239-like isoform X2, which translates to MNNFCSFVSIHYIICECGDTFPTEKLLRDHLDHEHVNLNEETSEYQCSTCGKIFSTERGCIVHQEVHARGVTTRRPRLAEPRNSSQAKKRYYTCKNIVCEVCGKRYASNAALRYHQRVHTGERPYQCIMCPKNFTMPLFLQIHVRTHTGERPYECPLCPKAFSNKAALLRHDRVHTGVKPYECPQCGKFFTQSNSMKLHVNTVHLKMPTPYKSKNRKAKLAMKQANVIASAIANQVLTKSKPMTKSKPMLVAIKEDVEATTEDVESMDGTEVHLMEVKTEGQEEGDQEEEVEQEEEGEQEEEVEQVRTPFIQVIYQEELIDQSQVKVEIEEMPVYEEDLEQTDIVYEEVYEMQEM; encoded by the exons atgaataatttctGTTCCTTTGTGAGCATCCACTATATTATCTGTGAGTGCGGAGATACTTTCCCAACCGAAAAGTTATTGCGGGACCATCTAGATCATGAACACGTAAATCTTAATGAAGAAACTAGTGAATACCAGTGCAGCACT TGCGGTAAGATCTTCTCTACAGAGAGAGGATGCATCGTCCATCAAGAAGTTCACGCCAGAGGTGTCACAACCAGGCGCCCGCGCCTGGCGGAGCCACGAAACTCATCACAAGCTAAGAAGAGATATTACACGTGCAAGAATattgtgtgtgaagtctgcggcAAGAGATATGCT TCTAATGCAGCATTGCGGTACCACCAGAGGGTCCACACTGGCGAGAGGCCGTACCAGTGCATCATGTGCCCCAAGAACTTCACCATGCCCCTCTTCCTTCAG atcCACGTCCGTACTCACACTGGAGAGCGCCCGTACGAGTGTCCGTTGTGCCCTAAGGCCTTCAGCAACAAGGCTGCGCTGCTGAGACATGACCGA GTACATACGGGCGTGAAACCGTACGAATGTCCCCAATGTGGCAAATTCTTCACACAATCCAACTCCATGAAGCTACATGTGAATACTGTTCACTTGAAGATGCCCACTCCATACAAAAGCAAGAACAGGAAAGCTAAGCTTGCGATGAAACAGGCCAACGTTATAGCCAGTGCTATAG cAAATCAAGTTCTGACTAAGTCTAAGCCAATGACTAAGTCTAAGCCAATGTTGGTGGCTATCAAAGAGGACGTTGAGGCGACGACAGAGGATGTGGAGTCTATGGATGGCACGGAGGTACATTTGATGGAGGTCAAAACTGAGGGCCAGGAGGAGGGGGACCAGGAAGAGGAGGTGGAGCAGGAAGAGGAGGGGGAGCAGGAAGAGGAGGTGGAGCAGGTGAGGACACCCTTTATACAGGTT aTATACCAAGAAGAGCTGATTGACCAAAGTCAAGTGAAAGTGGAGATTGAAGAGATGCCAGTATATGAGGAAGACCTGGAGCAGACCGACATTGTCTACGAAGAGGTCTACGAGATGCAGGAAATGTag
- the LOC117995162 gene encoding uncharacterized protein isoform X1, whose amino-acid sequence MEPNEMLSDPEECTAGVRLVVLNLPEDEGEGLGFRLTRTLWDPYPWIHEVTPESRADIAGLRAGDCLLQADGKDLLGLSIGKVAGLIRGDGEGHGVSLLVWNCGVDPRDDPELLWSCGGGSRGEKSRRALAGVVKALSCCVCAATATKALNCARSHLYCEGCWSRLERCALCRETLPAKESPYSRNLVAEQVFEAIATEYEIKYTLKRPQSISAHTSPNRSPNISPTARRKGQYQLSVMHKNRKPTLPNEKFASDPNINRFKDDSKTTSSTKMVEHPGIFNGKCNCQINGGKCNCHADNQSQRLNIPQINVEDTTCNCSCQQLQHKLVARLRQTCSLADLQNVAFQSCSLSKSMNNISQNEKSSDEGQHSNSMDSLKIAEAPVFVVPTPIYLLACEHSK is encoded by the exons ATGGAACCAAACGAAATGCTTAGCGATCCAGAAGAGTGCACCGCCGGAGTTCGACTTGTAGTG TTGAACCTTCCTGAAGATGAGGGCGAAGGCCTAGGGTTTCGCCTCACTAGGACGTTATGGGACCCATACCCTTGG ATTCACGAGGTAACTCCAGAGTCGCGAGCTGATATCGCCGGGTTAAGAGCAGGCGACTGTTTACTGCAAGCGGATGGGAAGGACTTGCTTGGACTATCG ataggCAAAGTAGCCGGTCTGATAAGAGGTGACGGCGAAGGGCACGGTGTGTCTTTACTAGTGTGGAACTGTGGCGTTGATCCCAGAGACGACCCAGAG CTGCTGTGGAGCTGCGGTGGGGGCTCTCGTGGGGAGAAGTCGAGACGCGCACTCGCCGGCGTAGTGAAAGCGCTGTCGTGCTGTGTATGCGCTGCCACTGCGACGAAAGCGCTTAACTGTGCACGATCACATTTGTATTGCGAAG GATGTTGGAGCAGATTAGAACGGTGTGCGTTGTGCAGAGAAACACTGCCAGCTAAAGAATCACCGTATTCAAGAAATCTTGTTGCCGAACAA GTCTTCGAAGCAATAGCAACGGAATATGAAATAAAGTACACGCTAAAGAGACCGCAATCTATATCAGCCCACACATCTCCGAACCGATCACCCAACATATCACCAACAGCGCGCCGCAAAGGACAATACCAACTATCTGTGATGCACAAAAATCGAAAACCGACGCTTCCGAATGAAAAGTTTGCATCAGATCCGAATATAAATCGATTTAAGGACGATTCAAAAACTACCAGTTCTACCAAAATGGTAGAACATCCTGGCATATTTAATGGGAAATGCAACTGTCAAATTAATGGCGGGAAATGTAACTGTCATGCAGATAACCAATCTCAAAGGTTGAACATACCACAGATCAATGTCGAAGACACCACTTGCAATTGCAGTTGCCAGCAGTTGCAACATAAGTTAGTTGCGAGATTAAGACAAACCTGTTCGCTTGCAGATCTGCAAAACGTTGCTTTTCAAAGCTGTTCTTTGTCTAAATCTATGAATAACATCAGTCAGAATGAAAAGAG CTCTGATGAGGGGCAACATAGCAACTCAATGGATAGTTTAAAAATTGCAG AAGCACCAGTGTTCGTGGTTCCAACACCCATATATCTCTTGGCATGTGaacatagtaaataa
- the LOC117995017 gene encoding zinc finger protein 892-like — MDKIPENYESELKPDVECGKAICRCCLTTNKRLTRIDLFRSLFIDLADIVVTESDGLPQWICWECRAMLLKSVRFKHKVLRAHAMLYDYHRRCAPFPIDGADSELTKYASPHLSTCTTLVFESAKEKKNGYHEILEHEKSKIKSQLDDILIVEADDTNFYDDQISVKDEAVISDCDDNVPLHEIRSNKNVCEEELIPKTEIKEEKKERKKKVKKKIKTKRKQENLDTAFEAFEPKRSLRRPLEIDETKIRIIKLDPAEQLRQKEEETKEKLKFPYQCHLCFKGFNFEAKLKNHMFKHSPSRGPYKCSLCSMHLPTAYSASVHSLTHTLRYECVQCGRRMIDRLAIINHYRSQHEGVTSVFTCHLCGKISTNDKTHRGHMRNHHSGAGRVTCNECGKSFVNKDSLIEHQLIHQGVKNYECPECKKMFRTRNQIRHHMVKHSDSKDYYCVECDVRFKSAHTLRQHLKRTTKHKDSKTPKLECTVCSKGFSTPAALQAHIRIQHEGIREHRCPQCDAALATRASLMKHIKAVHGGIRAPPVHVCHTCGKMFRAKSTLTNHVRTHTGEKPFPCAECGRSFAQRTAMRTHVKLVHLKIHRSAKIKPKLPPPPESLLQKADIFKEDPPIMFEWGRQNLPCEYFTVTAGP, encoded by the exons ATGGACAAAATCCCTGAAAATTATGAAAGCGAGCTGAAACCTGACGTGGAGTGTGGAAAAGCGATATGCCGATGCTGTCTTACCACCAACAAGCGCTTGACCAGGATCGACCTCTTTCGTAGTCTTTTTATCGATCTAGCTGATATTGTG GTGACAGAATCGGATGGTCTGCCACAGTGGATCTGCTGGGAGTGCCGCGCTATGCTGCTCAAGAGTGTGAGGTTCAAGCACAAAGTGCTCCGAGCACACGCCATGCTGTATGACTACCATCGGAGATGTGCACCT TTCCCAATAGATGGTGCAGATTCTGAGCTCACGAAATACGCAAGTCCACACCTAAGCACCTGTACTACCCTCGTTTTTGAATcggcaaaagaaaaaaaaaatggttaccATGAAATTTTAGAG CACGAAAAATCCAAAATAAAGTCTCAACTAgatgatattttaatagtagAAGCTGATGATACGAACTTTTATGATGATCAGATATCAGTTAAGGATGAAGCTGTGATATCAGATTGTGATGACAATGTTCCTCTGCATGAAATTAG ATCAAACAAAAATGTATGTGAAGAGGAGCTAATACCTAAAACGGAGATAAAAGaagagaagaaagaaagaaaaaagaaagtaaAGAAAAAGATTAAAACCAAAAGAAAACAAGAGAATTTAGA CACAGCATTCGAGGCTTTTGAACCAAAGAGAAGTTTGAGGAGACCGCTAGAGATAGACGAAACTAAGATTAGGATTATCAAATTGGACCCAGCCGAGCAGCTCAGGCAGAAAGAG GAAGAAACCAAAGAAAAACTAAAGTTCCCATACCAGTGCCATCTCTGTTTCAAAGGCTTCAACTTCGAAGCCAAACTCAAGAACCACATGTTCAAACACAGTCCG TCCCGCGGCCCATACAAATGCTCACTATGCTCCATGCACCTACCTACCGCATATTCCGCATCGGTTCACTCGTTGACGCACACGCTGCGGTACGAGTGCGTTCAGTGCGGACGACGCATGATCGACAGACTGGCCATCATTAACCATTACCG ATCTCAGCACGAAGGTGTCACGTCCGTGTTTACTTGCCATCTCTGTGGGAAAATTTCTAC CAACGACAAAACCCATCGCGGTCACATGCGGAACCACCACTCCGGGGCCGGTCGGGTGACGTGCAACGAGTGCGGGAAGAGCTTCGTCAACAAGGACTCTCTCATCGAACATCAGCT AATACACCAAGGCGTCAAAAACTACGAATGCCCAGAATGTAAGAAGATGTTCCGCACCAGGAATCAAATCCGGCACCACATGGTCAAGCACAGCGACTCCAAGGACTATTATTGCGTTGAATGTGATGTTAG ATTTAAGTCAGCTCACACTTTGCGACAACATCTGAAGAGGACTACGAAGCATAAAGACAGTAAAACCCCCAA ATTGGAGTGTACAGTGTGTTCCAAGGGGTTCTCGACCCCAGCCGCACTGCAGGCGCACATTCGCATTCAACACGAAGGTATCAGGGAGCACCGTTGTCCGCAGTGCGACGCAGCCCTGGCCACTAGGGCTTCTCTGATGAAGCATATTAAAGCGGTGCATGGAGGCATTAGGGCTCCGCCCGTTCATGTCTGTCATACGTGTGGAAAGATGTTTAGG GCCAAGAGCACACTAACGAATCACGTGCGAACTCACACGGGGGAGAAGCCGTTCCCGTGCGCTGAGTGTGGACGCAGCTTCGCGCAGCGCACCGCCATGCGCACGCACGTCAAGCTGGTGCACCTCAAGATACACCGCAGTGCCAAG ATAAAACCGAAGCTTCCCCCACCGCCCGAGTCTTTGCTCCAAAAAGCGGACATCTTCAAAGAAGACCCCCCCATCATGTTCGAGTGGGGCCGACAGAACCTGCCCTGCGAATATTTCACCGTCACCGCGGGACCCTAA